From Arachis stenosperma cultivar V10309 chromosome 2, arast.V10309.gnm1.PFL2, whole genome shotgun sequence, one genomic window encodes:
- the LOC130962637 gene encoding dehydrodolichyl diphosphate synthase CPT3-like has translation MDFFMVNPRHFKISDIALINDGCEQTNGVFEKLIYLIKKCVLHALSIGPIPIHVAFIMDGNRRYAKKNNLVEGSGYKAGFFSLISMLNLCYELGVRYVTIFAFSIDNFKRCPEETRFLMDLMKEKIESLIMDENNESINIANRFGMRVHFVGDLKLLDKPLRLAAKRIMEATVNNSRVVLSICVAYNSTLEILHSLEECCEEKCDEIRVLDESGSGYGLIKIRRDYLKEYDDSMCLINLEDVERNMYMAIAPCPNILIRTSGENRLSNFLLWQSTFCYLYSPFVLWPDFGFWHFVWAILNYQRSCFYLDKKRKQL, from the coding sequence atggaTTTTTTCATGGTGAATCCACGGCACTTCAAGATTTCTGATATAGCATTGATCAATGATGGGTGTGAACAAACTAATGGGGTCTTtgagaaattaatttatttgataaaaaaatgtGTTCTTCATGCTCTATCTATTGGTCCAATCCCAATCCATGTTGCATTCATCATGGATGGGAATCGTAGGTATGCTAAAAAGAACAACTTGGTTGAAGGCTCCGGTTACAAAGCTGGATTCTTTTCTCTCATTTCAATGCTCAATCTTTGTTATGAGTTAGGTGTAAGATATGTAACAATCTTTGCATTCAGCATTGATAATTTCAAGAGGTGTCCTGAGGAAACAAGGTTCCTAATGGACCTTATGAAGGAGAAGATCGAATCGTTGATCATGGACGAAAACAACGAAAGTATCAACATCGCGAATCGGTTCGGCATGAGAGTTCATTTTGTAGGAGACCTAAAACTTCTTGATAAGCCTCTAAGGTTGGCAGCAAAAAGGATCATGGAAGCAACTGTTAATAACTCTAGAGTTGTGCTTTCTATTTGTGTTGCATATAATTCCACCCTAGAGATTTTGCATTCCCTAGAGGAATGTTGTGAAGAAAAATGTGATGAGATTAGGGTTTTGGATGAAAGTGGTTCAGGGTATGGATTAATTAAGATTAGGAGGGATTATTTGAAGGAATATGATGATTCAATGTGTTTGATAAATTTGGAAGATGTTGAGAGGAACATGTATATGGCAATTGCCCCATGCCCTAATATCTTGATTAGGACTTCAGGGGAGAATAGATTAAGCAATTTTCTTTTGTGGCAAAGCACATTTTGTTACTTGTATTCACCATTTGTTCTTTGGCCAGATTTTGGATTTTGGCATTTTGTTTGGGCTATTTTGAACTACCAAAGGAGTTGCTTTTATTTggacaagaaaagaaaacaattaTAG
- the LOC130962174 gene encoding pentatricopeptide repeat-containing protein At5g16860 isoform X2, producing MGGPLTTTPSLLSLRPVLIFPLSLPALPSTLLFYDLALTLMSSFVMLWLACTGKQVHGFAVRSGLVDDVFVGNAIVDMYAKCGKMDQANRVFERMKLKDVVSWNAMVTGYSQTGMFGDAFSLFEQMRQENIKLDVVTWTAVIAGYAQRGHDSEALDVFRQMCNCGSQPNVVTLVSLLSGCASIGALLHGKETHCYAIKFMLNLDGNDPRDDLMVINGLIDMYAKCKNVAVARTMFELIPPKDRDVVTWTVMIGGYAQHGDANHALQLLSEIFKMGNSLKPNDFTLSCALMACARLAALRLGRQIHAYVLRNRYDCVVLFVANCLIDMYSKCGDVETAQVVFNNMPEKNSVSWTTLMTGYGLHGRGEDAIQVFDEMRKVGLVPDGITFLVLLYACSHSGMVDHGINFFYRMRQDFGVPPGAEHYACMVDLLGRAGRLDEAVKLINCMPMEPSAVVWVALLSACRIHSNVELGELAASRLGELESGNDGSYTLLSNIYANARRWKDVARIRYLMKNTGVQKRPGCSWVQGRKGTATFFVGDRSHSQSQQIYETLAELIQRIKAIGYVPQTSFALHDVDDEEKGDLLFEHSEKLALAYAILTIPPGSPIRITKNLRICGDCHSAITYISMIVEHEIILRDSSRFHHFKNGSCSCKGYW from the exons ATGGGTGGACCCCTGACCACTACACCTTCCCTTTTGTCTTTAAGGCCTGTGCTGATATTCCCTCTTTCTCTGCCGGCACTTCCCTCCACGCTGCTGTTCTACGATCTGGCTTTGACTCTAATGTCTTCGTTTGTAATGCTGTGGTTGGCATGTACG GGGAAACAGGTTCATGGGTTTGCTGTTAGGAGTGGGTTGGTGGATGATGTTTTTGTGGGGAATGCTATTGTTGACATGTATGCCAAGTGTGGTAAGATGGATCAAGCAAACAGGGTTTTTGAAAGGATGAAATTGAAGGATGTTGTTTCTTGGAATGCTATGGTCACGGGGTATTCTCAGACTGGAATGTTTGGGGATGCTTTCTCTCTGTTTGAGCAGATGCGGCAGGAGAATATAAAGCTGGATGTTGTGACATGGACGGCTGTGATCGCCGGGTATGCCCAGAGAGGGCATGATTCTGAGGCTTTGGACGTGTTTCGGCAGATGTGCAACTGCGGATCTCAGCCGAATGTTGTTACTCTGGTGTCTCTGCTTTCCGGCTGTGCATCTATTGGCGCATTGCTTCATGGGAAAGAAACTCATTGTTATGCCATCAAATTTATGCTGAACTTGGATGGAAATGATCCACGGGATGATCTGATGGTAATTAATGGTCTGATTGACATGTATGCTAAGTGCAAAAATGTTGCTGTAGCCCGTACAATGTTTGAGTTGATACCTCCCAAGGATAGAGATGTGGTTACCTGGACTGTGATGATTGGTGGTTATGCACAGCATGGTGATGCCAACCATGCACTACAACTTCTCtctgaaattttcaaaatggGTAACTCTTTAAAGCCCAATGATTTTACTTTATCTTGTGCCCTCATGGCTTGTGCTCGTTTAGCAGCATTGagattaggaaggcaaatacaTGCTTATGTGTTGCGCAATCGGTATGACTGCGTTGTTCTATTTGTGGCCAATTGTCTAATAGACATGTACTCCAAATGTGGAGATGTGGAAACTGCTCAAGTTGTTTTTAATAACATGCCAGAGAAAAATTCTGTATCTTGGACAACTCTAATGACAGGTTATGGTTTGCATGGACGTGGTGAAGATGCTATCCAGGTTTttgatgagatgaggaaagttGGTCTAGTGCCAGATGGCATAACCTTTCTTGTTCTGCTTTATGCTTGTAGTCATTCAGGAATGGTGGATCATGGAATCAATTTCTTTTATAGAATGAGACAGGACTTTGGGGTTCCTCCTGGTGCAGAGCATTATGCATGCATGGTTGATCTTCTTGGTCGTGCTGGTCGCTTAGATGAAGCCGTGAAACTCATTAATTGCATGCCCATGGAACCATCTGCAGTAGTGTGGGTGGCCTTGCTTAGTGCATGTAGGATACATTCAAATGTAGAGCTTGGGGAACTCGCTGCAAGTCGATTAGGGGAATTGGAGTCTGGGAATGATGGGTCATACACTCTGCTTTCAAACATATATGCTAATGCTAGACGTTGGAAAGACGTGGCTAGGATTAGATATTTGATGAAAAATACAGGTGTCCAAAAAAGGCCTGGCTGTAGTTGGGTCCAAGGAAGGAAAGGCACTGCAACCTTCTTTGTGGGAGACAGATCCCACTCGCAATCTCAGCAGATATATGAAACACTTGCAGAATTGATTCAACGCATTAAAGCCATTGGATATGTTCCTCAGACAAGCTTTGCTCTTCATGATGTAGATGATGAAGAAAAAGGTGACCTGCTTTTTGAACATAGTGAGAAATTGGCCCTTGCCTATGCCATCCTAACAATTCCTCCAGGATCTCCTATTCGGATCACCAAGAATTTACGCATTTGTGGTGATTGCCACAGTGCCATAACCTACATATCCATGATTGTTGAACATGAAATCATACTGCGAGACTCAAGTCGCTTCCATCATTTCAAGAATGGTTCCTGCTCATGCAAAGGTTATTGGTGA
- the LOC130962174 gene encoding pentatricopeptide repeat-containing protein At5g16860 isoform X1, with protein sequence MLLRCSSLKCKLLLPLPLPLPLPLPQLITTRLSSCSTVTVNPTILKQCSSITHAKLLQQQVTVQGLLHHFTRHLVATYIALSSTIRATVLLLTLPPSPLSVFWWNQLIRRSLHHGDPHGSLALYHQMKAHGWTPDHYTFPFVFKACADIPSFSAGTSLHAAVLRSGFDSNVFVCNAVVGMYGRCGSLQDARNMFDELCQRGIQDLVSWNSIVSACSRAYETNTALQLFVEMTTRHWVSPDPVSLVNILPVCAFVGSSMQGKQVHGFAVRSGLVDDVFVGNAIVDMYAKCGKMDQANRVFERMKLKDVVSWNAMVTGYSQTGMFGDAFSLFEQMRQENIKLDVVTWTAVIAGYAQRGHDSEALDVFRQMCNCGSQPNVVTLVSLLSGCASIGALLHGKETHCYAIKFMLNLDGNDPRDDLMVINGLIDMYAKCKNVAVARTMFELIPPKDRDVVTWTVMIGGYAQHGDANHALQLLSEIFKMGNSLKPNDFTLSCALMACARLAALRLGRQIHAYVLRNRYDCVVLFVANCLIDMYSKCGDVETAQVVFNNMPEKNSVSWTTLMTGYGLHGRGEDAIQVFDEMRKVGLVPDGITFLVLLYACSHSGMVDHGINFFYRMRQDFGVPPGAEHYACMVDLLGRAGRLDEAVKLINCMPMEPSAVVWVALLSACRIHSNVELGELAASRLGELESGNDGSYTLLSNIYANARRWKDVARIRYLMKNTGVQKRPGCSWVQGRKGTATFFVGDRSHSQSQQIYETLAELIQRIKAIGYVPQTSFALHDVDDEEKGDLLFEHSEKLALAYAILTIPPGSPIRITKNLRICGDCHSAITYISMIVEHEIILRDSSRFHHFKNGSCSCKGYW encoded by the coding sequence ATGCTCTTGCGCTGCAGTTCACTGAAGTGCAAGCTGCTACTGCCATTGCCACTGCCACTGCCACTGCCGCTCCCACAACTCATCACTACTCGCCTCTCTTCTTGTTCCACTGTTACAGTCAATCCTACAATCTTGAAACAATGCAGTTCCATAACCCATGCCAAGCTCCTGCAACAGCAAGTCACAGTGCAGGGCCTTCTCCACCACTTCACCCGCCACCTCGTTGCCACATACATCGCACTCAGCTCCACCATCCGTGCCACTGTCCTCCTCCTCACACTCCCCCCATCGCCTCTCTCTGTTTTCTGGTGGAATCAGCTTATAAGGCGCTCCCTTCATCACGGGGACCCTCATGGCTCCCTTGCCCTCTACCATCAGATGAAGGCTCATGGGTGGACCCCTGACCACTACACCTTCCCTTTTGTCTTTAAGGCCTGTGCTGATATTCCCTCTTTCTCTGCCGGCACTTCCCTCCACGCTGCTGTTCTACGATCTGGCTTTGACTCTAATGTCTTCGTTTGTAATGCTGTGGTTGGCATGTACGGTAGGTGTGGCTCTCTCCAAGACGCGCGCAACATGTTTGATGAATTGTGCCAAAGGGGAATTCAGGACTTGGTCTCTTGGAATTCCATTGTGTCTGCTTGTTCTCGTGCTTATGAGACAAATACGGCACTTCAATTGTTTGTTGAAATGACCACCCGTCATTGGGTGTCGCCAGATCCTGTGAGCCTTGTTAACATACTTCCTGTTTGTGCTTTTGTTGGTTCTTCGATGCAGGGGAAACAGGTTCATGGGTTTGCTGTTAGGAGTGGGTTGGTGGATGATGTTTTTGTGGGGAATGCTATTGTTGACATGTATGCCAAGTGTGGTAAGATGGATCAAGCAAACAGGGTTTTTGAAAGGATGAAATTGAAGGATGTTGTTTCTTGGAATGCTATGGTCACGGGGTATTCTCAGACTGGAATGTTTGGGGATGCTTTCTCTCTGTTTGAGCAGATGCGGCAGGAGAATATAAAGCTGGATGTTGTGACATGGACGGCTGTGATCGCCGGGTATGCCCAGAGAGGGCATGATTCTGAGGCTTTGGACGTGTTTCGGCAGATGTGCAACTGCGGATCTCAGCCGAATGTTGTTACTCTGGTGTCTCTGCTTTCCGGCTGTGCATCTATTGGCGCATTGCTTCATGGGAAAGAAACTCATTGTTATGCCATCAAATTTATGCTGAACTTGGATGGAAATGATCCACGGGATGATCTGATGGTAATTAATGGTCTGATTGACATGTATGCTAAGTGCAAAAATGTTGCTGTAGCCCGTACAATGTTTGAGTTGATACCTCCCAAGGATAGAGATGTGGTTACCTGGACTGTGATGATTGGTGGTTATGCACAGCATGGTGATGCCAACCATGCACTACAACTTCTCtctgaaattttcaaaatggGTAACTCTTTAAAGCCCAATGATTTTACTTTATCTTGTGCCCTCATGGCTTGTGCTCGTTTAGCAGCATTGagattaggaaggcaaatacaTGCTTATGTGTTGCGCAATCGGTATGACTGCGTTGTTCTATTTGTGGCCAATTGTCTAATAGACATGTACTCCAAATGTGGAGATGTGGAAACTGCTCAAGTTGTTTTTAATAACATGCCAGAGAAAAATTCTGTATCTTGGACAACTCTAATGACAGGTTATGGTTTGCATGGACGTGGTGAAGATGCTATCCAGGTTTttgatgagatgaggaaagttGGTCTAGTGCCAGATGGCATAACCTTTCTTGTTCTGCTTTATGCTTGTAGTCATTCAGGAATGGTGGATCATGGAATCAATTTCTTTTATAGAATGAGACAGGACTTTGGGGTTCCTCCTGGTGCAGAGCATTATGCATGCATGGTTGATCTTCTTGGTCGTGCTGGTCGCTTAGATGAAGCCGTGAAACTCATTAATTGCATGCCCATGGAACCATCTGCAGTAGTGTGGGTGGCCTTGCTTAGTGCATGTAGGATACATTCAAATGTAGAGCTTGGGGAACTCGCTGCAAGTCGATTAGGGGAATTGGAGTCTGGGAATGATGGGTCATACACTCTGCTTTCAAACATATATGCTAATGCTAGACGTTGGAAAGACGTGGCTAGGATTAGATATTTGATGAAAAATACAGGTGTCCAAAAAAGGCCTGGCTGTAGTTGGGTCCAAGGAAGGAAAGGCACTGCAACCTTCTTTGTGGGAGACAGATCCCACTCGCAATCTCAGCAGATATATGAAACACTTGCAGAATTGATTCAACGCATTAAAGCCATTGGATATGTTCCTCAGACAAGCTTTGCTCTTCATGATGTAGATGATGAAGAAAAAGGTGACCTGCTTTTTGAACATAGTGAGAAATTGGCCCTTGCCTATGCCATCCTAACAATTCCTCCAGGATCTCCTATTCGGATCACCAAGAATTTACGCATTTGTGGTGATTGCCACAGTGCCATAACCTACATATCCATGATTGTTGAACATGAAATCATACTGCGAGACTCAAGTCGCTTCCATCATTTCAAGAATGGTTCCTGCTCATGCAAAGGTTATTGGTGA
- the LOC130962286 gene encoding mediator of RNA polymerase II transcription subunit 8 isoform X2: protein MEVQVQGQAGQVQGQGQGQGQGQGQGQGQGQGQGERLNQAVQQQLNLEQVKTRAISLFKAISRILEDFDAYARTNTTPKWQDILGQYSMVNLELFNIVDEIKKVSKAFLVYPKNVNAENATILPVMLSSKLLPEMETEDSSKRDQLLQGMQNLPIPTQIEKLKARIDMIAAACEGAEKVLADTRKAYCFGTRQGPTITPTLDKGQAAKIQEQENLLRAAVNTGLRIPPDQRQITPALPMHLAEAFTPNEGMYMKNTPLSSNSMGGQNPMVQASGSQLLGRSAASPSAATSATSFDNTTASPLPYANSPRSSASMMNAPSPQQQTQQQQQQQQSPVQAQQRQKLMQLPQQQQQQLLAQQQQFRQSAMQGLGQLHGQHQMQFSQSLGHQQFQGRQLASGHVQHGIGQSQLTQGNQITRLGQFSGAANSALFSAAQTTPNTQMIPNISATMSSRMQFGLPGNNPQRSHATQMLGDQMFNLGSGNPGGMMSIQQQQQLGSQGAFGGMASNAQNLQSNMVTLQNSQQNHPNFNQQRQQNPQQ from the exons ATGGAGGTTCAGGTTCAGGGGCAGGCCGGGCAGGTTCAAGGGCAAGGGCAGGGGCAGGGGCAAGGGCAGGGGCAGGGGCAAGGGCAGGGTCAGGGTCAGGGAGAGAGGCTGAATCAGGCAGTACAGCAGCAGCTGAACCTGGAGCAAGTGAAGACACGCGCCATCAGCCTCTTCAAAGCCATCTCTCGCATCCTCGAAGATTTCGACGCCTACGCTCGCACCAATACTACCCCCAAGTG GCAAGACATTCTGGGGCAGTACTCCATGGTTAACCTTGAGCTCTTCAACATCGTTGACGAAATCAAGAAAGTCTCCAAGGCTTTTCTAGTCTATCCCAAGAATGTTAATGCTGAAAATGCAACTA TACTTCCTGTTATGCTTTCGTCCAAACTACTCCCTGAAATGGAGACGGAAGATAGCTCCAAGAGAGATCAATTGCTTCAGGGGATGCAAAACCTCCCCATACCTACTCAAATTGAAAAGCTCAAG GCTAGAATTGATATGATTGCAGCGGCCTGTGAAGGTGCCGAGAAAGTCTTGGCAGACACTCGCAAAGCCTATTGCTTTGGAACTCGCCAGGGCCCAACTATTACCCCAACTTTAGACAAGGGTCAGGCCGCCAAAATTCAAGAGCAAGAAAATCTACTCCGGGCTGCTGTCAATACTG GATTACGGATACCTCCAGATCAGAGACAGATTACTCCGGCACTTCCAATGCATTTGGCAGAAGCATTTACTCCTAATGAGG GTATGTATATGAAGAATACCCCGCTGTCATCAAACAGCATGGGCGGTCAGAATCCAATGGTACAG GCCTCAGGATCTCAACTTTTGGGAAGATCTGCGGCTTCTCCATCTGCTGCAACCAGCGCCACTTCTTTTGACAACACTACAGCATCACCGTTACCATATGCCAATTCACCCAGGTCTTCCGCAAGTATGATGAATGCACCATCCCCTCAGCAGCAAACCCAacaacagcagcagcagcaacaatcACCAGTGCAGGCCCAACAACGGCAGAAACTGATGCAGTTACCTCAACAGCAGCAACAGCAACTTCTTGCCCAGCAGCAACAGTTCAGGCAATCTGCAATGCAAGGACTGGGACAG TTGCATGGACAACATCAGATGCAATTTTCTCAATCACTTGGGCATCAGCAATTTCAGGGTAGGCAGCTTGCTTCAGGACATGTTCAACACGGCATTGGTCAAAGCCAATTAACTCAAGGAAATCAAATTACTCGTTTAGGACAGTTTTCTGGGGCTGCTAATAGTGCGTTATTCAGTGCTGCTCAAACAACACCTAATACCCAAATG ATTCCAAACATTTCGGCCACTATGTCCTCACGGATGCAG TTTGGATTACCCGGAAACAACCCTCAGCGAAGTCATGCGACACAAATGTTGGGTGATCAAA TGTTTAACCTCGGAAGTGGCAATCCTGGTGGTATGATGTCCATACAACAACAGCAGCAACTTGGATCGCAAGGCGCATTTGGTGGCATGGCGTCAAATGCTCAGAATCTCCAATCCAATATGGTGACGCTTCAGAACTCGCAACAGAATCATCCCAATTTCAACCAACAGAGACAGCAAAATCCACAACAGTGA
- the LOC130960621 gene encoding 60S ribosomal protein L31 translates to MVEKAKGRKEEVVTREYTINLHKRLHSCTFKKKAPKAIKEIRKFAQKAMGTNDVRVDVKLNKFVWSQGIRSVPRRIRVRIARKRNDDEDAKEELYSLVTVVEIPKEEIKGLGTKVIEDED, encoded by the exons ATGGTGGAAAAGGCGAAGGGTAGGAAGGAGGAGGTGGTCACCAGAGAGTACACTATCAATCTCCACAAGCGCTTGCATTCATG CACATTCAAGAAGAAGGCCCCGAAAGCCATTAAGGAGATAAGGAAGTTTGCTCAGAAAGCCATGGGGACCAATGATGTGAGAGTGGATGTGAAGTTGAACAAGTTTGTGTGGAGTCAAGGTATCCGAAGCGTCCCACGGAGGATCAGGGTACGCATTGCTCGCAAGAGGAACGACGACGAAGATGCAAAGGAAGAGCTCTACTCTCTCGTCACTGTTGTTGAAATCCCCAAGGAAGAGATCAAAGGTTTAGGCACGAAGGTCATTGAGGATGAGGATTGA
- the LOC130962286 gene encoding mediator of RNA polymerase II transcription subunit 8 isoform X1, producing the protein MEVQVQGQAGQVQGQGQGQGQGQGQGQGQGQGQGERLNQAVQQQLNLEQVKTRAISLFKAISRILEDFDAYARTNTTPKWQDILGQYSMVNLELFNIVDEIKKVSKAFLVYPKNVNAENATILPVMLSSKLLPEMETEDSSKRDQLLQGMQNLPIPTQIEKLKARIDMIAAACEGAEKVLADTRKAYCFGTRQGPTITPTLDKGQAAKIQEQENLLRAAVNTGLRIPPDQRQITPALPMHLAEAFTPNEGAQSFPDASNNSMYMKNTPLSSNSMGGQNPMVQASGSQLLGRSAASPSAATSATSFDNTTASPLPYANSPRSSASMMNAPSPQQQTQQQQQQQQSPVQAQQRQKLMQLPQQQQQQLLAQQQQFRQSAMQGLGQLHGQHQMQFSQSLGHQQFQGRQLASGHVQHGIGQSQLTQGNQITRLGQFSGAANSALFSAAQTTPNTQMIPNISATMSSRMQFGLPGNNPQRSHATQMLGDQMFNLGSGNPGGMMSIQQQQQLGSQGAFGGMASNAQNLQSNMVTLQNSQQNHPNFNQQRQQNPQQ; encoded by the exons ATGGAGGTTCAGGTTCAGGGGCAGGCCGGGCAGGTTCAAGGGCAAGGGCAGGGGCAGGGGCAAGGGCAGGGGCAGGGGCAAGGGCAGGGTCAGGGTCAGGGAGAGAGGCTGAATCAGGCAGTACAGCAGCAGCTGAACCTGGAGCAAGTGAAGACACGCGCCATCAGCCTCTTCAAAGCCATCTCTCGCATCCTCGAAGATTTCGACGCCTACGCTCGCACCAATACTACCCCCAAGTG GCAAGACATTCTGGGGCAGTACTCCATGGTTAACCTTGAGCTCTTCAACATCGTTGACGAAATCAAGAAAGTCTCCAAGGCTTTTCTAGTCTATCCCAAGAATGTTAATGCTGAAAATGCAACTA TACTTCCTGTTATGCTTTCGTCCAAACTACTCCCTGAAATGGAGACGGAAGATAGCTCCAAGAGAGATCAATTGCTTCAGGGGATGCAAAACCTCCCCATACCTACTCAAATTGAAAAGCTCAAG GCTAGAATTGATATGATTGCAGCGGCCTGTGAAGGTGCCGAGAAAGTCTTGGCAGACACTCGCAAAGCCTATTGCTTTGGAACTCGCCAGGGCCCAACTATTACCCCAACTTTAGACAAGGGTCAGGCCGCCAAAATTCAAGAGCAAGAAAATCTACTCCGGGCTGCTGTCAATACTG GATTACGGATACCTCCAGATCAGAGACAGATTACTCCGGCACTTCCAATGCATTTGGCAGAAGCATTTACTCCTAATGAGGGTGCACAATCTTTTCCTGATGCATCTAACAACA GTATGTATATGAAGAATACCCCGCTGTCATCAAACAGCATGGGCGGTCAGAATCCAATGGTACAG GCCTCAGGATCTCAACTTTTGGGAAGATCTGCGGCTTCTCCATCTGCTGCAACCAGCGCCACTTCTTTTGACAACACTACAGCATCACCGTTACCATATGCCAATTCACCCAGGTCTTCCGCAAGTATGATGAATGCACCATCCCCTCAGCAGCAAACCCAacaacagcagcagcagcaacaatcACCAGTGCAGGCCCAACAACGGCAGAAACTGATGCAGTTACCTCAACAGCAGCAACAGCAACTTCTTGCCCAGCAGCAACAGTTCAGGCAATCTGCAATGCAAGGACTGGGACAG TTGCATGGACAACATCAGATGCAATTTTCTCAATCACTTGGGCATCAGCAATTTCAGGGTAGGCAGCTTGCTTCAGGACATGTTCAACACGGCATTGGTCAAAGCCAATTAACTCAAGGAAATCAAATTACTCGTTTAGGACAGTTTTCTGGGGCTGCTAATAGTGCGTTATTCAGTGCTGCTCAAACAACACCTAATACCCAAATG ATTCCAAACATTTCGGCCACTATGTCCTCACGGATGCAG TTTGGATTACCCGGAAACAACCCTCAGCGAAGTCATGCGACACAAATGTTGGGTGATCAAA TGTTTAACCTCGGAAGTGGCAATCCTGGTGGTATGATGTCCATACAACAACAGCAGCAACTTGGATCGCAAGGCGCATTTGGTGGCATGGCGTCAAATGCTCAGAATCTCCAATCCAATATGGTGACGCTTCAGAACTCGCAACAGAATCATCCCAATTTCAACCAACAGAGACAGCAAAATCCACAACAGTGA